The genomic DNA aaagcaaaaatataaaattttagggTGGTAGTTTTAATATATTCTGTGGGTCCTTAGGGATGCTTTGAATTTGaagtatatatacttttaataaaattcagtatGACAATTATGTTCTGCTTAacccataaaactttatttaaaaattttaactacaTGGTACAAAACATTGATTGGTATGCATATAATTCTGTATAGTTTTGTCATTAAATGCTAAATGACAGTGATAACAATGGCTTAAGCTTTACAGTATTCTTGTAGTTCCCTAGTACCACTTAGTATTTAAATATTGTCATATAGCTTCAGATTATCATGTAAATGACAGTAGAGGaattagagaaaaggctttcattgGTTATCAGTTTTAAATTCTGAACAAAAGAGACCTTACACTGCTCACTACAAAGAATgcaattttctaagaaaatgtagtttaaaatgttattctAAATATCTGCCAAAGAATTATAGTTATTACTAGCTAAAACAAAGATGTTGAAGAAAGCAGTTTCTACATTCTGAATGTAGTAAACAAGCCTGCCTGTGTAATCCAATTATCTCTTGACTAATGAGTAGATAAGGGGCCCGTTATAGATGTTCtggtatataaagaaaattaaaatgtaggccgagcgtggtggctcacgcaagtactcccagcactttgggagaccaaggtgggtggatcacttgaggtcaagagtttgagaccagcccagccaatatggcgaaaccctgtctctaccaaaagacaaaaagccaggtgtggtgacagatgtctgtagtcccagctactaaggggactgaggcaggagaatcgcttgaaagcCTGCAAGGCGGagattggagtgagccaagattgagccactgcactctagcctgggtgacacagcgagactccatcatatatgtatatagcacTTCATTACCAGAGGCCTCTTGGCCTGttgaaaaatgaaaccaaatattGAACATTAAATCAGAGTTTAAAACAGCTGTTTTGGAAGAGCTGCCATTAGGTAGAAAGCatcaaaacatacaaaagaaagTTGTGTGGGAGTTGAGTGGAAGGTAGGATTTAAGGGCAGCACTGCCCAATAAAGCTTCctataatgaaaatgttctatgaTGTATGTTGCCCAGTGTGGTAGCCACCTACCACCCGTGATTTGAACACTTGACAGTGTGGCTAATGTAATTGGGAAACTGGATTTTAAACTATACTTAATTTACTTAAATAGCCTCATGTGGTTAATGGCTCATTGGACATTGTAGTTCTGGATGTTTGAGAGTGTTGCTTTTAAGTTGGACTTAATCACTTTCCTACCCAAATTTTACTACTCCGTTAAGAACTCCTTTAGAACTCTTAGTTGATATAATATGCCATAATTTTACTTTGCCTGTAGTTCTTCAAGGAGTGGTACAATTTGGGTAGGAAAACCAGGGAGGAATTCCAGGATAATGTTCAATATTGACATTAGTAATAGTctatcaataataaaatagacatcTCAAACACTACACCACATCTCAGAAATGTAAGGAGCATGCTTGTGCTTGTGTAACAGCTGGTGTAATGCCTGCATTTTCAGTACCACATAGCCACACTGTTAAGTTTTCTGTCACTTTTTAGTTACTCATGTCTCATTAATGATAGTGCTGTTAATTGTGATGAGTGTTTTCGATTCATGTGGTCAATAAAAAGATTACAAAAGCTGGGACTTTGTTGCCATTAGTTAAGCTAGTGAGATAGTATATCTCCCCATAAGAAAGTAAGATAATTGATGGGGTGTGGATTCAGGAGAGGGATTACTTTTCTTTGAGCTTCAGACTTCTAAATATAGACAATATACTTCAGTCAGTAATGGATCACATATAGAACAGTGTTCCCTTAGTAGtccatatttttactgtgccttttctatatttagatacacaaataccgtTGTGTTACAGTTGTCTGCAGTATTCggcacagtaacatgctgtgtaGGTTTGGAACAAAATAGGCCAtaccatctgggtttgtgtaagtacaaGCTGATTTTCACACAAGAAGATTCCCTAACTATGCATTTCTTAGAACGTATCCCCATTGATAAGTGATACATGACTAGTTTATGTGAAATTTATACATTCtatctttcctgtttttgattTATTGATGGTGAGGAAAATCACTCATttcagctttttcattttttttactcCCCAAATGattttcacctttttctttaaaatgtacaataaatgcACTGATAACTTTGATCATTGTCACTACAGTTGTACTTAGTGTTTTTCTTCGGTTTTTGTTTACACAGTTTTCATGTCGTTGAAGGAAAAAtttataaatgcttgaggagaatGAGATATATCTTGTACAGGGGAAGGTACGAAAGGTACGGTGGCAAGAAAGAAATACTTAAAGGGGCACTAGGATATATAAGTCTTAACCTAATTGCCAGCTTTCTCCATGCCATCCTGGACACAGCGATCATATTTTGTTTCAAAAGACTTACAAACATTCATTAAAACTTGAGTCATTTGTGATAAAATGGTGTGTGTAATGAAACTAAAATTATGTGGTGTGGAGTGTTAAAAGTTGTAAAATTTTCTTCATCTAAATCATAAAAGGAGATACACATTCTAGTAGAATTATCTGCCAAAGAAACAATTATCAAAGATACTTAAATGTATGGAATGTACTTAAAATCACTTATTCCCTATTTCATGTTTACTAATAAACGTATGTGGGTCAACTAACTAGAAGGGAAGATACAACAGGCAAGATAAATAGgctgggcttttatttttatctgcttCTTGGGCTTTAAGCTTTCCTTCATTCAAGTGACAGATTCTGCATTTGACGGGATGCTTAAAATCACTATATTAGATCTAAGATCATTTCTAAAACCTGTTTTTTTAATGAACCTGAAGATTCTTTTCACAAcagatgaatatataaaaatattactggAATAAGGAAAACCATTAAAGCTCTAATATCCAATGTcaagttttatattaaaattttttcccaAGAATCTCTGCCAGGGCATTTTGTTGATGTCTTAGTGCAAGATTACCAAAAACTTACTCAAATTGAACAGgatattcattttcttctccaaCTACCAAAACACAGTCTTCGTTATAAGGTGATTGGGGTGCGGTTGAAAAAACTGTGGTGAAACGAGAATCAGAATGTTTTTTGTACAGGAACCAAATGATTGCTCCCAAAACTGTCAAAATTACTGTGCTAGCAATCACCAAAGCTGATATTAAAATATGGTTAtctgaaaaggaaaagacaaaagaacaTATGGGCGATTAGGGTACACAAGTTGCCAAGTATATTTTGATGAGCACAACTGTGGTTTTTTGTAAACATTTCTCTGTTGAGAATTTCCCACActgatgagaaaaccaagaattGCACATTTATTACTATCAAGATTTATATTTCTTGGCCTGAAGAATATTACTCAAATTTTCTAGGAAGTTGTGCACTTTTCCACTCTACTGAAGATCCCAAAATGGAAATCACCCAAGTATACCATGCTCCAGTTTGTGTTCCTTTGCTTTACTTTCTAAGACTACAAATTCAGACCTACTGTTCCCTTTAGGAATTCCAGTATTTAGATAATGTGTTACATTATTGAGGTTTAATGGTTCACCTGGCTTTGGAGATTTAAGATTTGTTTAACTGACAAAACACCCAAGAGCTGCAGTAAAAGTACCTTGCTTTTGGGTgtctgcattcattcattctttgtgTGTTTCCCTGAAGTTCTGTAAGTATGCACAGCTTTGCAGTTCTTGCCTATTCAAACCCTTGTAATCTTTCTTTAAGAATCTAGTTTAATAAACTGAGAAAAGTAACTTGGTTTAGGAGGACGAAAATACTTTTGGGCAGGTACTTGTGTTATGTATAGTAATAGACTAAAGAATGTGAaaaattttcagaataattttgacagatttttgattattaaatatattcataataccCATTATTTCTAACTGGTGCTTGTTAAAATGAGACCTGGAAGTATTTAAGATTATGAGATAAATCTGGCCAAATTATTTGTTAAAGTGAGGGAGAGCCATTGATATTTTTCAGATATTGATAGGATTTTTTGGGAGGAGTGAGGAAATGGTCACAAGTGAATTGTCTTTTACTCCTGAAATAAAATTTGGTAGTAAAGGTTTGGTAAGGTGTGAGGTTGGATTTGTTGGTACTattaaagacattaaaatgaaaaaaaagccaagaatTCTGTAAACTGAGTTCAAATGGGGTTCTTCCATAGTTTTTGGCtacggcaacctccaccttttgggtGCCAGTGATTCTCATGTGTTagcctgggtagctgagattacaggcacacgccatgatgtccagctaatttttgtatttttagtagagagttttgccatgttgcccaggttggtctgaaacccctggcctcaagtgatctgcccccctcggcctcccaaagtgctgggattacaggtgtgggccactgtgcccagccccgtggttagttttcttaaaattaacaCAGCCCATTTTCAGTGTAGAACCTTAACTTTACCAATGTGAACACACTTTATTTCAGTCTACTAATGATTGTACAATAATCGTTTCATAATCAGTAGCATCTACGTTAAAAATAAGTATTACATGATGGTAATACAGAAAAACAAGTCTGAAAGATCATGGTAATTGAGAAATATTTACAGACTAAATCATATAGCTTTAAAAGACCTGGTATCCTAAGAACTGGACAGCATCCAAGATGGGTGAGACACAGTAAGTATATATGctgcttttattttcacattcTGCAAGTGACCTTTAGCCAAAGTTGACTCCAGGGGTTTTAGTTAGCTGCATACTATTAAATGTGTGACCAAGTCAGTTGTCAAGGCAACTGATGAGCAGTGTATTAAAACAATGTGTAGTTTGTATCTGGAGGTTAGGATGGTTTTACATTAGGAAGTCTATTATCCACCTCattaattaaaggaaaaatcCATTGCTTGCTTGAGCATATAATAACTATTTACCATGAAAtcctacttttttaaagaaacaaaatttaggaaaaatactttttagcCTAACAATGTTCCTTACTTGAGGAAACATAACAAACATTGAAACAAGCTTTCACTTCTTTGTCATTTCTTACGCCCATTTAATCCATTTTCTCAACATTCTGAAATTCCTGTGGCAAAGGTCAACAGTGATCTCTTTATGACTACATGCATAAACACGTGAATGTTTTAGTTCAACCTGAGGCAACTAGATTGTTAGCGGTCCAGACTTGAAGTTATCTCCTCACTTGGCTTCCTTGACTTTGCTCTCCTGTTTTTCAGACAACTGCTTCCTAGTCATCTTTGTGGACTCAAAGCTTTCCATGGTTGATCTCAACCATTCAAGTTTTGTATGTAAATCCAtagataaatatgtgtgtgtacccCCACTTTACTCCCAAATCCCTTGAATTCCTGCAAATAGCCACTGCCCAGTCATCCAATCTGGAAATTATAGACTTCCTCTCTATTAATTATCAAGActacacatttttcttctgtttcctattTGCTACTTTCATGCCCTAGTTGTAACACTGATCATCTGAGGCCCGAACTATACATCATCCACCTCAAAAACTGAAACATTTTGTTGAGCTGTAACCTCAGGTTAGTTTGAGTGCCAACTGTGTGCATTTAATTCTGAGGCACAGGgtttaaatgacttgcccaagtccATTTAGTAAGTGACAGCAAAAATTCAACCCTTCACCTTGGTCCTGATTTGTCATCTCAGATAACCTGTCCTTGAAAATTTAACTCCCGTGTCCTCTCTAGTAACCTTTGCTGAACCCAGCTTGGACTAACTTGCCCTTTCCTGTCTGTTTGCCACACTAGGTGCATCCGACTATGGACACCTTAATTCTGTTGAAAGTATTCTTCCCAAGTGAGTCTTCCAGCTTACACTTGGTATGAAGGGGAACTCCCTGTTTGCCAAGATTGCAGCTACACTTAATTATTGGGTGGTTTTCCTTGCTGCTTCAACTCCATGTTCTCTACCATTACTCCTTAAAGTCAGACTAAGCCTAATCCCTGTCTATCTACATGACAGGCTTTCACTTTGACTTTTAGGTCTTCATTCTGCAAACTCATGGCCTTATCAAATgaggccttccctggccaccctactaaaaataaaaaagtacaacaCCTCCCTTCTTGCACTGGAATTCATCCTTATCTGCCTATTTTCCCTACAGGGTATGTCACTATctcacatatttttgttttacccTTCCCACTAGAATGTATGCTTGAGAGCAGGGGCTTTGGTTTTGTTCATTGCTCTGTCTTCAgtgtctaacttttttttttttttttttttgagacggagtcttgctctgtcgcccaggctagagtgcagtggccggatctcagctcaccgcaacttctgcctcctgggttcacgccattctcctgcctcagcctcccgagtggctgggaccacaggcgcccaccacctcgcccggctaattttttgtattttttttagtagagacggggtttcaccgtgttagccaggagggtctcgatctcctgacctcgtgatccgcccgtctcggcctcccaaagtgctgggattacaggcttgagccaccgcgcccggcctcagtgtCTAACTTTAGGAGAAAGTCTGACACACAGTATTTACTCActaaattatacacacatatttaatatagatttacatacacatatatacatgtaatgaATTTAGAGATTACTTTTTCTGTAGTCTGAAGACCCTATGTTGCCAGATGTTTCATCTATTCATGGTTTTGAAGCCATAgacatatttttgtaaatgttccaACTTACAtgcatctttctattttttccaaagtAATACATTTACATAGCTTAGAAATCAGTTCTAGAAGATACGTAATGAAAATACTGTGCTGCTCCACTACTACTCACCTGAACATCCATTCCTTAAAGTTAACTACACTCCTGTTGCTTCAGCTATTTATCTCCATGTCTAAATAACATGCTTCTgctacttgatttttttaaatgtaatttaaagaaTTATATGTAACAAATGATATCTTAGGTGAGCAatagcattaagtatattcacttCGTTGTGCtacatcaccaccatccattcaCAGAACAACTCattttgtaaaatggaaactCCCATTTCTCCCTGACCTAACCCTTGGCAAAGAGTTTCTTGGTGAGGTTGACTACTTCAGGTACCTCATACTGTAGGTAAGAATTATACAGAACTTGGccttttgtgactagcttatttttcttttttcttttctttttttttttttttagatggaggcttgctctgtctcgcccaggctggagtacagtggagcgatctaggctcactgcagcctctgcctccaggtttcaactaattttttttttttttttttttagtagagacgggatttcgccatgttggccaggctggtctccaactcctgacctcaggtgatccacccgcctcggcctcccaaagtgttgggattacaggcgtgagccactgcgcccagcctgtgactggcttattttgtttaacctaatgtccttcaggtttatgaatgttgtagcatgtgtcagaattttcgtCTCTTTTAAGGCTAAATGATACTCATTTGTATGTGCagattacattttgttttatctcttcATCAATGGACacgggttgcttccaccttttggctatggCAGATGATGCTATGAACACATACACAACTATCAAAGAGATGGGTGTACGGATATTAAAGACTCCTTGCTTTCAGTTATTTGGGATACATACtgagaagtggaattgctggatcatatggtaattttaatttttttgaagaaccaccacactgtttttcacagaggctgccccattttacattcccaccacgaGAGTTCCAATTGCTGCATATCCACACTAACGCTTGTTACTGTCTTCTTCCTATAGATGAATGAGGATGTAATTCCTGTATACACACAAACTCAacacttcttttcttctcctctgtcATAGTTCTATCGTAGTAACCCCTAAACAGAAAACTGACAAAGGACTCAgattcagttttttttgtttttagacgtagtcactctgtcaccgaggctggagtgctgcaacctccacctcccaggttcatgcagttctccctgcctcagcctcccaagtagctgggattacaggcactcgccaccgcgcccggctaagctTTGTAGTATTTAGCCTGGCCCATATccaaatttaaagaaacaaaagttgttttaaaaattcctaccAATAATAAAGGCAACTCGATAAAAATAATATgggtggctgggcatggcggcccaacgcctttaatctcagcactttgggatgctgaggtgggtggatcatttgaacccaggagtttgagactagcctgggtaacatggtgaaaccccatctgtacaaaaaaaattatctgggcatggcgacccacacctgtagtccaagctacttgagaggctgaggtggaagaattgcttgagcccaggaggtcgagactacaGCGAGTCAAGCTCCACACTCCGCACTCCGCAAATGGGTAAAAGCCTCTTcacaaaagatatacaaataaataatcatctgaaaggtgctcaacatcatcaggtaaatgaaaattaaagccgCAAAAAGATCACTACACACCTGATCTGAAtggctaaaaataaagaaattgacaaTATCATCATGGGATGAACATGGAGCAAATGGAACTTGGACATGCTGCCAGTAGTAACATGATTtaagcattttgaaaaattatttggtgGTTTCTAATAAATCTAAATACATATACTTGCCCTATGACCCAGCTTTCTACTTTCTAGAATATACTCAAAGAAAATGAGAACATAGTCCAAAAGAAGATGTATGAGAATGTTCATAGGCAGCTCTATTCAAATTAGTTTGAAACCAGAAGTGATCCAAATATCCATAAACAAGAGAATGGACAATATATGataatttataaagtattataaaGCTTAGGGAAAAAATTCAGTGAATGCACAATACAGATGAATCTAAAAAAAATTCCCGAGTCAAAGAAACTAGACAAAACTACATATtgtagaatatatttaaaatgtcgAGTCTTACTACTAAGAGACCTTTCTACATTCTTATAAAAATTGTTCTActttatattacataatttttaaaagggatcTGTAATAGTATTTTAATATGCCagaattttgatatatttttaattgtgggaAAAATTTAAAGACCAAATCATTACTTACCtgataaatatttccttttgtatggaactaaaatatgaaagaaaattaaaattagaatgtaTGCTTTATTATAGGATTGACTTTAAACATGTTcacaatcattaaaaataaacccTTTTATTAGTAGCTTAATATCGACATATTCATAGCTTAAAATCCGTATTTCTTTGCCTCATTAATTGTGTCTTGTCTGTTTTGaacttagtttttaaagaaagctgTAGAGGGCTCACAACATGCATTAGCTTGGTTGGTGGAAACGAATACAGGATCTTGAGGAAAAGACAATAACGGggtaaaggaaaaaagaggattCTGGTTGGAGAGTATAGAAAAGAAATGTCGTAAAATTAAACTGTGACCCTAACGACCTTAGTATGGATGTACTCACTATTTCTGATGTTTTGAAGTTATAGtttaattaaaaactttatttatgtaaTCGCACCATGAGGTGCAGTACCTGAAAAGAACCaattttttacaaaacaaatatttgaagttGAATACTACTACCATAAAACTATGATGAACATTTTGATAATCACTGTAAAACTAATAGTAGTCAAGGATCTGCTGTAGCAAGTAAAGAAATGTACATACTTCCGTATGTAAAGAAAGGAATTAAGTAGAGCAGGATGTGGAGTTTTGGTTTACAGTTGAAGTAGAAGGGGAAAATACTAAGGATGCAAAATGGGGAAATGGTTGCTTATATCATGTTTCAAGCACcccaaattaatattttgaaacattaaaaaaaaaacaaaaactttttttgtagggatggtggtcttgctatgttgacaaggctgcctcagcctcaaaaagtgctgggattacaagcatgagccactgtgcccagcccacattttgaaaatgtaagtttctttaatgagaaaacatttaCTTTCTAACACTTAGAATAACAAACTGTGTAGTATTTTAACAAATATCATCAAAATACTGTTGTGGGCCAGGATAATTCTGTTCATTAAAAAACCTTCTGggctagacacagtggctcacgcctgtaatcccaacactttgggaggccggattggagcagaccacaaggtcaggagtttgagaccagcctggccaatttggtgaaaccccggctctactaaaaaatataaaaattaggccgggcgcggtggctcaagcctgtaatcccagcactttgggaggccgagacgggtggatcacgaggtcaggagatcgagaccatcctggctaacacggtgaaaccccgtctctactaaaaaatacaaaaaactagccgggcgatttggtcggcgcctgtagtcccagctactccggaggctgaggcaggagaatggcctaaacctaggaggcggagcttgcagtgagctgagatccggccactgcactccagcctgggcggcagagcgagactccgtctcaaaaaaaaaaaaaaaaaaaaaaaaaaaaNNNNNNNNNNNNNNNNNNNNNNNNNNNNNNNNNNNNNNNNNNNNNNNNNNNNNNNNNNNNNNNNNNNNNNNNNNNNNNNNNNNNNNNNNNNNNNNNNNNN from Piliocolobus tephrosceles isolate RC106 chromosome 11, ASM277652v3, whole genome shotgun sequence includes the following:
- the CD302 gene encoding CD302 antigen: MPLAAPPALLLPLLGLAAAAVADCPSSTWIQFQDSCYIFLQEAIKVESIEDVRNQCTDHGKRFILFCLFFHKLVNTYILILIFFHILVPYKRKYLSDNHILISALVIASTVILTVLGAIIWFLYKKHSDSRFTTVFSTAPQSPYNEDCVLVVGEENEYPVQFE